The proteins below are encoded in one region of Capsicum annuum cultivar UCD-10X-F1 unplaced genomic scaffold, UCD10Xv1.1 ctg58018, whole genome shotgun sequence:
- the LOC124893355 gene encoding phosphatidylinositol-3-phosphatase SAC1-like, whose translation MLHSCCRYLKRGVNDHGRVANDVETEQIVLDEEAGSCKGKMSSVVQMRGSIPLFWSQEASRFSPKPDIILQRYDPTYEATRLHFEDLARRYGNPIIILNLIKLRKGHEK comes from the exons ATGCTACACTCATGCTGCAGATACTTGAAAAGGGGAGTTAATGATCATGGAAGAGTGGCAAATGATGTTGAAACTGAACAAATTGTGCTTGATGAAGAAGCTGGCTCATGCAAAGGAAAAATGAGCTCTGTTGTTCAAATGAGGGGCTCAATTCCTCTTTTCTGGTCACAAGAAGCTTCAAGATTCAGCCCAAAGCCAGATATAATCT TACAAAGATATGATCCTACTTATGAAGCAACCAGATTGCATTTTGAAGATCTTGCAAGGAGATATGGAAACCCAATAATCATACTTAATCTGATCAAG TTGAGAAAAGGCCACGAGAAATGA